From the genome of Chroicocephalus ridibundus chromosome 1, bChrRid1.1, whole genome shotgun sequence, one region includes:
- the TSPAN12 gene encoding tetraspanin-12: MAREDSVKCLRCLLYALNLLFWLMSISVLGVSAWMRDYLNNVLTLTAETRVEEAVILTYFPVVHPVMIAVCCFLIIVGMLGYCGTVKRNLLLLVWYFGSLLVIFCVELACGVWTYEQEITVPVQWSDMITLKARMTNYGLPRYQWLTHAWNFFQREFKCCGVVYFTDWLEMTEMDWPPDSCCVREFPGCSKQAHHEDLSDLYQEGCGKKMYSFLRGTKQLQVLRFLGISIGVTQILAMILTITLLWALYYDRRDPGADQIMALKSDTSQQLSCHSVELLKPSLTRIFEHTSMANSFNTHFEMEEL; encoded by the exons ttgaTGTCCATCAGCGTGTTAGGTGTTTCTGCTTGGATGAGAGACTACCTGAATAATGTTCTCACTTTAACTGCAGAAACAAG GGTGGAGGAGGCTGTCATTTTGACTTACTTTCCTGTGGTCCACCCGGTCATGATTGCAGTCTGCTGTTTCCTCATCATAGTTGGAATGCTGGGCTACTGTGGGACAGTGAAAAGAAATCTGTTGCTCCTTGTCTGG TACTTTGGAAGCTTGCTTGTAATATTCTGCGTTGAACTGGCCTGTGGTGTTTGGACCTATGAGCAGGAAATAACG GTTCCAGTGCAGTGGTCCGATATGATCACGCTGAAAGCCAGAATGACCAATTATGGCCTACCGAGGTACCAGTGGCTGACCCATGCTTGGAATTTCTTCCAAAGGGAG TTTAAATGTTGTGGGGTGGTGTACTTCACAGACTGGCTGGAAATGACAGAGATGGACTGGCCGCCTGACTCCTGTTGTGTCAGAGAGTTCCCAGGATGCTCTAAGCAGGCACATCATGAGGATCTCAGTGACCTTTATCAGGAG GGGTGCGGTAAAAAAATGTACAGTTTTTTGAGGGGGACGAAGCAGTTGCAAGTGCTGAGATTTCTAGGAATCTCTATTGGAGTAACGCAGATCCTGGCTATGATCCTCACTATTACTTTGCTGTGGGCTCTGTACTACGACAGAAGGGATCCCGGGGCGGATCAGATCATGGCCCTGAAGAGCGATACCTCGCAGCAGCTGTCGTGTCATTCCGTGGAGCTACTGAAACCAAGCCTGACAAGGATCTTTGAACACACATCCATGGCGAACAGCTTTAATACACACTTCGAAATGGAAGAGCTATAG